From the Anopheles coustani chromosome X, idAnoCousDA_361_x.2, whole genome shotgun sequence genome, one window contains:
- the LOC131269515 gene encoding disks large 1 tumor suppressor protein isoform X2: MTTRKKKRQQDGADTIGVGGGKGFLKKVSSLFNLETTAVSSSDDTKHLNGNSPWEYDEISLVRGTTGLGFSIAGGTDNPHINLDASIYITKVIPGGAAHADGRLQVNDCIVAVNEVRVVNVTHGQAVDALKKAGDQVTLHIRRKKPPVQAPKLEEIELLKGNKGLGFSIAGGIGNQHIPGDNGIYVTKIMEGGAAHIDGRLAVGDKLIAVLTPTAGERNLENVVHEEAVATLKAITNRATLVVQKTNILQALANSISNLNSLSTNAMNKVGVSMVDHGLAGDVGNGTGESRAEGDAEFSTTRSHSPVFVLENTSSRYASSNVLETGMPIGTPKAVSSEDITRLPRTIVIRKGASGLGFNIVGGEDGQGIYVSYVLAGGAADLGGELKRGDQLLSVNGTSLTDASHEDAAQALKNAGGTVTLEVQYRPEDYNRFEQRIQELKQAVATGTGTLLRTSQKRTLYVRALFDYDPNKDDGLPTRGLQFRHGDILHVTNASDDEWWQARRVIGDDEEESIGIVPSKRRWERKQRARDRSVKFQGHACPNNNNLEKVPSDEEVATLDRKKKNFSFSRRFPFMKSKDEKNEDGSDQEPFMLCYTQEDANAEAEESILSYESVHRLQISYTRPVIILGPLKDRINDDLISEYPNKFGSCVPHTTRPKRDYEVDGRDYHFIASREQMERDIQNHLFIEAGQYNDNLYGTSVASVREVAEKGKHCILDVSGNAIKRLQVAQLYPISIFIKPMSIESIMEMNRRMTEEQAKKTYERTLKMEHEFGEYFTAIVQGETTEEIYGKVKNVIWSQGGPTIWVPTKESL, translated from the exons ATGACGACACGGAAGAAGAAACGGCAGCAAGATGGTGCAGACACAATTGGTGtaggaggaggaaaaggatTCCTCAAGAAAGTGTCGTCCTTATTCAACCTGGAAACG ACCGCTGTGTCTAGCTCGGATGATACGAAGCAT CTGAACGGAAATTCTCCGTGGGAATACGATGAAATATCCCTAGTTCGTGGTACGACTGGACTCGGCTTCTCGATCGCTGGAGGCACGGATAACCCGCATATAAATCTCGATGCGTCGATTTACATAACTAAGGTTATTCCTGGCGGAGCCGCACACGCCGACGGCAGATTGCAGGTGAATGATTGTATCGTGGCGGTAAATGAGGTACGGGTGGTCAATGTAACTCACGGCCAAGCGGTAGATGCTCTCAAGAAGGCAGGCGATCAAGTTACACTG CACATCCGGCGCAAAAAACCGCCTGTCCAAGCGCCAAAGCTGGAAGAGATTGAACTCTTGAAAGGCAACAAAGGGCTTGGATTCTCGATTGCTGGAGGAATTGGTAACCAGCACATTCCCGGCGATAATGGCATCTACGTCACCAAGATCATGGAGGGTGGTGCGGCCCACATAGACGGACGGTTGGCTGTCGGCGACAAGCTCATCGCGGTGCTGACGCCAACAGCCGGAGAGCGTAATCTGGAGAACGTCGTGCATGAGGAAGCTGTAGCCACGCTCAAAGCTATAACGAACCGTGCCACGCTGGTGgtgcagaaaacaaacatcctgCAGGCGTTGGCAAACTCTATCAGCAACTTGAACTCGCTGTCCACGAACGCCATGAACAAGGTTGGTGTCAGCATGGTCGACCACGGTTTGGCAGGTGACGTAGGAAACGGTACAGGCGAGAGTCGCGCTGAAGGTGATGCCGAGTTCTCTACCACACGGTCCCATTCACCGGTATTTGTGCTGGAAAATACCTCATCTCGCTACGCATCTTCTAACGTGCTGGAGACGGGTATGCCAATAGGAACACCAAAAGCCGTGAGCAGCGAAGATATAACTCG CTTGCCACGCACTATTGTTATTCGTAAAGGAGCCAGCGGCCTTGGCTTTAATATTGTTGGAGGTGAAGACGGTCAG gGAATTTACGTATCGTACGTATTGGCTGGAGGTGCGGCTGATTTGGGCGGCGAGCTCAAACGAGGCGATCAGCTGCTGAGCGTTAATGGCACCAGCTTGACCGATGCATCGCATGAAGATGCAGCTCAGGCACTTAAG AATGCAGGAGGTACGGTCACACTGGAGGTGCAATACCGACCGGAAGATTATAATCGTTTCGAGCAGCGTATTCAAGAACTGAAACAAGCTGTCGCTACAGGAACTGGGACACTTTTGAGAACTTCTCAAAAGCGCACACTTTACGTCAG AGCGCTTTTCGATTACGATCCTAATAAGGATGACGGTCTCCCAACGCGAGGCCTTCAGTTTCGGCATGGTGACATCCTGCACGTAACGAATGCCTCGGATGATGAATGGTGGCAGGCCCGGCGCGTTATCGGCGATGACGAGGAGGAGAGCATCGGCATCGTACCGTCGAAACGACGATGGGAGCGAAAACAGCGTGCGCGCGATCGCAGCGTTAAGTTCCAAGGCCACGCATGCCCGAATAATAACAACCTGGAAAAGGTACCATCAGACGAGGAG GTTGCCACACTTGAtcgcaagaagaaaaacttttccttttctagAAGGTTTCCtttcatgaaaagtaaagATGAGAAAAATGAGGATGGTTCTGATCAGGAGC caTTCATGCTTTGCTATACACAAGAGGACGCCAATGCAGAAG CGGAGGAAAGTATTCTTTCGTATGAGTCGGTGCATCGGCTGCAGATAAGTTATACACGACCAGTCATCATTCTGGGACCACTGAAGGATCGTATAAACGATGATCTGATCTCGGAGTACCCGAACAAGTTTGGTTCATGTGTTCCAC ATACTACAAGACCCAAGCGCGATTACGAAGTAGACGGTCGTGACTATCATTTTATAGCATCACGAGAGCAGATGGAGCGGGACATTCAGAACCATCTTTTCATCGAGGCAGGACAATACAATGACAACTTGTACGGCACCTCGGTGGCATCAGTGCGTGAGGTTGCTGAGAAGGGCAAACACTGCATACTGGACGTGTCCGGTAACGCGATCAAACGGCTTCAGGTGGCACAACTCTATCcgatttccattttcatcaaGCCAATGTCGATTGAGTCCATCAT GGAAATGAACAGGCGCATGACTGAGGAACAGGCGAAAAAGACCTATGAACGAACATTGAAAATGGAACATGAGTTTGGTGAATATTTCACCG CAATCGTACAAGGTGAAACAACCGAAGAGATCTATGGCAAGGTTAAAAACGTCATCTGGTCTCAGGGTGGGCCGACAATCTGGGTACCAACGAAGGAATCTCTATGA
- the LOC131269515 gene encoding disks large 1 tumor suppressor protein isoform X1, producing the protein MPVKKQEAHRALELLEDYHSRLSTPQDHALRSAIERVIRIFKSRLFQALLDIQEFYELTLLDDSKTVHQKTIETLLIASKWEHDNVVKSNETNRIQQQEQPQQKQQQPQQQTHRQSQHLPEVEKQPFIELPSSELSTSKTAVSSSDDTKHLNGNSPWEYDEISLVRGTTGLGFSIAGGTDNPHINLDASIYITKVIPGGAAHADGRLQVNDCIVAVNEVRVVNVTHGQAVDALKKAGDQVTLHIRRKKPPVQAPKLEEIELLKGNKGLGFSIAGGIGNQHIPGDNGIYVTKIMEGGAAHIDGRLAVGDKLIAVLTPTAGERNLENVVHEEAVATLKAITNRATLVVQKTNILQALANSISNLNSLSTNAMNKVGVSMVDHGLAGDVGNGTGESRAEGDAEFSTTRSHSPVFVLENTSSRYASSNVLETGMPIGTPKAVSSEDITRLPRTIVIRKGASGLGFNIVGGEDGQGIYVSYVLAGGAADLGGELKRGDQLLSVNGTSLTDASHEDAAQALKNAGGTVTLEVQYRPEDYNRFEQRIQELKQAVATGTGTLLRTSQKRTLYVRALFDYDPNKDDGLPTRGLQFRHGDILHVTNASDDEWWQARRVIGDDEEESIGIVPSKRRWERKQRARDRSVKFQGHACPNNNNLEKVPSDEEVATLDRKKKNFSFSRRFPFMKSKDEKNEDGSDQEPFMLCYTQEDANAEAEESILSYESVHRLQISYTRPVIILGPLKDRINDDLISEYPNKFGSCVPHTTRPKRDYEVDGRDYHFIASREQMERDIQNHLFIEAGQYNDNLYGTSVASVREVAEKGKHCILDVSGNAIKRLQVAQLYPISIFIKPMSIESIMEMNRRMTEEQAKKTYERTLKMEHEFGEYFTAIVQGETTEEIYGKVKNVIWSQGGPTIWVPTKESL; encoded by the exons ATGCCGGTAAAAAAACAAG AGGCACATCGAGCGCTCGAATTGCTAGAAGACTATCATTCCCGTCTATCAACACCACAGGACCATGCACTGCGCAGTGCAATCGAACGAGTCATTCGTATATTCAAATCGCGCCTCTTTCAAGCCCTTCTTG ATATCCAAGAGTTTTACGAGCTCACCCTTCTCGACGATTCGAAAACAGTGCATCAAAAGACGATAGAAACGTTACTGATTGCCAGTAAATGGGAGCATGATAATGTAGTAAAATCGAATGAG ACAAATCGTATCCAACAACAAGAACAGCCGCAGCAAAAACAACAGCAGCCACAGCAACAAACTCATCGACAATCGCAACACCTACCAGAAGTAGAAAAACAACCTTTCATCGAACTGCCTTCGTCAGAATTATCGACATCCAAA ACCGCTGTGTCTAGCTCGGATGATACGAAGCAT CTGAACGGAAATTCTCCGTGGGAATACGATGAAATATCCCTAGTTCGTGGTACGACTGGACTCGGCTTCTCGATCGCTGGAGGCACGGATAACCCGCATATAAATCTCGATGCGTCGATTTACATAACTAAGGTTATTCCTGGCGGAGCCGCACACGCCGACGGCAGATTGCAGGTGAATGATTGTATCGTGGCGGTAAATGAGGTACGGGTGGTCAATGTAACTCACGGCCAAGCGGTAGATGCTCTCAAGAAGGCAGGCGATCAAGTTACACTG CACATCCGGCGCAAAAAACCGCCTGTCCAAGCGCCAAAGCTGGAAGAGATTGAACTCTTGAAAGGCAACAAAGGGCTTGGATTCTCGATTGCTGGAGGAATTGGTAACCAGCACATTCCCGGCGATAATGGCATCTACGTCACCAAGATCATGGAGGGTGGTGCGGCCCACATAGACGGACGGTTGGCTGTCGGCGACAAGCTCATCGCGGTGCTGACGCCAACAGCCGGAGAGCGTAATCTGGAGAACGTCGTGCATGAGGAAGCTGTAGCCACGCTCAAAGCTATAACGAACCGTGCCACGCTGGTGgtgcagaaaacaaacatcctgCAGGCGTTGGCAAACTCTATCAGCAACTTGAACTCGCTGTCCACGAACGCCATGAACAAGGTTGGTGTCAGCATGGTCGACCACGGTTTGGCAGGTGACGTAGGAAACGGTACAGGCGAGAGTCGCGCTGAAGGTGATGCCGAGTTCTCTACCACACGGTCCCATTCACCGGTATTTGTGCTGGAAAATACCTCATCTCGCTACGCATCTTCTAACGTGCTGGAGACGGGTATGCCAATAGGAACACCAAAAGCCGTGAGCAGCGAAGATATAACTCG CTTGCCACGCACTATTGTTATTCGTAAAGGAGCCAGCGGCCTTGGCTTTAATATTGTTGGAGGTGAAGACGGTCAG gGAATTTACGTATCGTACGTATTGGCTGGAGGTGCGGCTGATTTGGGCGGCGAGCTCAAACGAGGCGATCAGCTGCTGAGCGTTAATGGCACCAGCTTGACCGATGCATCGCATGAAGATGCAGCTCAGGCACTTAAG AATGCAGGAGGTACGGTCACACTGGAGGTGCAATACCGACCGGAAGATTATAATCGTTTCGAGCAGCGTATTCAAGAACTGAAACAAGCTGTCGCTACAGGAACTGGGACACTTTTGAGAACTTCTCAAAAGCGCACACTTTACGTCAG AGCGCTTTTCGATTACGATCCTAATAAGGATGACGGTCTCCCAACGCGAGGCCTTCAGTTTCGGCATGGTGACATCCTGCACGTAACGAATGCCTCGGATGATGAATGGTGGCAGGCCCGGCGCGTTATCGGCGATGACGAGGAGGAGAGCATCGGCATCGTACCGTCGAAACGACGATGGGAGCGAAAACAGCGTGCGCGCGATCGCAGCGTTAAGTTCCAAGGCCACGCATGCCCGAATAATAACAACCTGGAAAAGGTACCATCAGACGAGGAG GTTGCCACACTTGAtcgcaagaagaaaaacttttccttttctagAAGGTTTCCtttcatgaaaagtaaagATGAGAAAAATGAGGATGGTTCTGATCAGGAGC caTTCATGCTTTGCTATACACAAGAGGACGCCAATGCAGAAG CGGAGGAAAGTATTCTTTCGTATGAGTCGGTGCATCGGCTGCAGATAAGTTATACACGACCAGTCATCATTCTGGGACCACTGAAGGATCGTATAAACGATGATCTGATCTCGGAGTACCCGAACAAGTTTGGTTCATGTGTTCCAC ATACTACAAGACCCAAGCGCGATTACGAAGTAGACGGTCGTGACTATCATTTTATAGCATCACGAGAGCAGATGGAGCGGGACATTCAGAACCATCTTTTCATCGAGGCAGGACAATACAATGACAACTTGTACGGCACCTCGGTGGCATCAGTGCGTGAGGTTGCTGAGAAGGGCAAACACTGCATACTGGACGTGTCCGGTAACGCGATCAAACGGCTTCAGGTGGCACAACTCTATCcgatttccattttcatcaaGCCAATGTCGATTGAGTCCATCAT GGAAATGAACAGGCGCATGACTGAGGAACAGGCGAAAAAGACCTATGAACGAACATTGAAAATGGAACATGAGTTTGGTGAATATTTCACCG CAATCGTACAAGGTGAAACAACCGAAGAGATCTATGGCAAGGTTAAAAACGTCATCTGGTCTCAGGGTGGGCCGACAATCTGGGTACCAACGAAGGAATCTCTATGA
- the LOC131269515 gene encoding disks large 1 tumor suppressor protein isoform X4: MTTAVSSSDDTKHLNGNSPWEYDEISLVRGTTGLGFSIAGGTDNPHINLDASIYITKVIPGGAAHADGRLQVNDCIVAVNEVRVVNVTHGQAVDALKKAGDQVTLHIRRKKPPVQAPKLEEIELLKGNKGLGFSIAGGIGNQHIPGDNGIYVTKIMEGGAAHIDGRLAVGDKLIAVLTPTAGERNLENVVHEEAVATLKAITNRATLVVQKTNILQALANSISNLNSLSTNAMNKVGVSMVDHGLAGDVGNGTGESRAEGDAEFSTTRSHSPVFVLENTSSRYASSNVLETGMPIGTPKAVSSEDITRLPRTIVIRKGASGLGFNIVGGEDGQGIYVSYVLAGGAADLGGELKRGDQLLSVNGTSLTDASHEDAAQALKNAGGTVTLEVQYRPEDYNRFEQRIQELKQAVATGTGTLLRTSQKRTLYVRALFDYDPNKDDGLPTRGLQFRHGDILHVTNASDDEWWQARRVIGDDEEESIGIVPSKRRWERKQRARDRSVKFQGHACPNNNNLEKVPSDEEVATLDRKKKNFSFSRRFPFMKSKDEKNEDGSDQEPFMLCYTQEDANAEAEESILSYESVHRLQISYTRPVIILGPLKDRINDDLISEYPNKFGSCVPHTTRPKRDYEVDGRDYHFIASREQMERDIQNHLFIEAGQYNDNLYGTSVASVREVAEKGKHCILDVSGNAIKRLQVAQLYPISIFIKPMSIESIMEMNRRMTEEQAKKTYERTLKMEHEFGEYFTAIVQGETTEEIYGKVKNVIWSQGGPTIWVPTKESL, from the exons ATGACG ACCGCTGTGTCTAGCTCGGATGATACGAAGCAT CTGAACGGAAATTCTCCGTGGGAATACGATGAAATATCCCTAGTTCGTGGTACGACTGGACTCGGCTTCTCGATCGCTGGAGGCACGGATAACCCGCATATAAATCTCGATGCGTCGATTTACATAACTAAGGTTATTCCTGGCGGAGCCGCACACGCCGACGGCAGATTGCAGGTGAATGATTGTATCGTGGCGGTAAATGAGGTACGGGTGGTCAATGTAACTCACGGCCAAGCGGTAGATGCTCTCAAGAAGGCAGGCGATCAAGTTACACTG CACATCCGGCGCAAAAAACCGCCTGTCCAAGCGCCAAAGCTGGAAGAGATTGAACTCTTGAAAGGCAACAAAGGGCTTGGATTCTCGATTGCTGGAGGAATTGGTAACCAGCACATTCCCGGCGATAATGGCATCTACGTCACCAAGATCATGGAGGGTGGTGCGGCCCACATAGACGGACGGTTGGCTGTCGGCGACAAGCTCATCGCGGTGCTGACGCCAACAGCCGGAGAGCGTAATCTGGAGAACGTCGTGCATGAGGAAGCTGTAGCCACGCTCAAAGCTATAACGAACCGTGCCACGCTGGTGgtgcagaaaacaaacatcctgCAGGCGTTGGCAAACTCTATCAGCAACTTGAACTCGCTGTCCACGAACGCCATGAACAAGGTTGGTGTCAGCATGGTCGACCACGGTTTGGCAGGTGACGTAGGAAACGGTACAGGCGAGAGTCGCGCTGAAGGTGATGCCGAGTTCTCTACCACACGGTCCCATTCACCGGTATTTGTGCTGGAAAATACCTCATCTCGCTACGCATCTTCTAACGTGCTGGAGACGGGTATGCCAATAGGAACACCAAAAGCCGTGAGCAGCGAAGATATAACTCG CTTGCCACGCACTATTGTTATTCGTAAAGGAGCCAGCGGCCTTGGCTTTAATATTGTTGGAGGTGAAGACGGTCAG gGAATTTACGTATCGTACGTATTGGCTGGAGGTGCGGCTGATTTGGGCGGCGAGCTCAAACGAGGCGATCAGCTGCTGAGCGTTAATGGCACCAGCTTGACCGATGCATCGCATGAAGATGCAGCTCAGGCACTTAAG AATGCAGGAGGTACGGTCACACTGGAGGTGCAATACCGACCGGAAGATTATAATCGTTTCGAGCAGCGTATTCAAGAACTGAAACAAGCTGTCGCTACAGGAACTGGGACACTTTTGAGAACTTCTCAAAAGCGCACACTTTACGTCAG AGCGCTTTTCGATTACGATCCTAATAAGGATGACGGTCTCCCAACGCGAGGCCTTCAGTTTCGGCATGGTGACATCCTGCACGTAACGAATGCCTCGGATGATGAATGGTGGCAGGCCCGGCGCGTTATCGGCGATGACGAGGAGGAGAGCATCGGCATCGTACCGTCGAAACGACGATGGGAGCGAAAACAGCGTGCGCGCGATCGCAGCGTTAAGTTCCAAGGCCACGCATGCCCGAATAATAACAACCTGGAAAAGGTACCATCAGACGAGGAG GTTGCCACACTTGAtcgcaagaagaaaaacttttccttttctagAAGGTTTCCtttcatgaaaagtaaagATGAGAAAAATGAGGATGGTTCTGATCAGGAGC caTTCATGCTTTGCTATACACAAGAGGACGCCAATGCAGAAG CGGAGGAAAGTATTCTTTCGTATGAGTCGGTGCATCGGCTGCAGATAAGTTATACACGACCAGTCATCATTCTGGGACCACTGAAGGATCGTATAAACGATGATCTGATCTCGGAGTACCCGAACAAGTTTGGTTCATGTGTTCCAC ATACTACAAGACCCAAGCGCGATTACGAAGTAGACGGTCGTGACTATCATTTTATAGCATCACGAGAGCAGATGGAGCGGGACATTCAGAACCATCTTTTCATCGAGGCAGGACAATACAATGACAACTTGTACGGCACCTCGGTGGCATCAGTGCGTGAGGTTGCTGAGAAGGGCAAACACTGCATACTGGACGTGTCCGGTAACGCGATCAAACGGCTTCAGGTGGCACAACTCTATCcgatttccattttcatcaaGCCAATGTCGATTGAGTCCATCAT GGAAATGAACAGGCGCATGACTGAGGAACAGGCGAAAAAGACCTATGAACGAACATTGAAAATGGAACATGAGTTTGGTGAATATTTCACCG CAATCGTACAAGGTGAAACAACCGAAGAGATCTATGGCAAGGTTAAAAACGTCATCTGGTCTCAGGGTGGGCCGACAATCTGGGTACCAACGAAGGAATCTCTATGA
- the LOC131269515 gene encoding disks large 1 tumor suppressor protein isoform X3 — MTTRKKKRQQDGADTIGVGGGKGFLKKVSSLFNLETTAVSSSDDTKHLNGNSPWEYDEISLVRGTTGLGFSIAGGTDNPHINLDASIYITKVIPGGAAHADGRLQVNDCIVAVNEVRVVNVTHGQAVDALKKAGDQVTLHIRRKKPPVQAPKLEEIELLKGNKGLGFSIAGGIGNQHIPGDNGIYVTKIMEGGAAHIDGRLAVGDKLIAVLTPTAGERNLENVVHEEAVATLKAITNRATLVVQKTNILQALANSISNLNSLSTNAMNKVGVSMVDHGLAGDVGNGTGESRAEGDAEFSTTRSHSPVFVLENTSSRYASSNVLETGMPIGTPKAVSSEDITRLPRTIVIRKGASGLGFNIVGGEDGQGIYVSYVLAGGAADLGGELKRGDQLLSVNGTSLTDASHEDAAQALKNAGGTVTLEVQYRPEDYNRFEQRIQELKQAVATGTGTLLRTSQKRTLYVRALFDYDPNKDDGLPTRGLQFRHGDILHVTNASDDEWWQARRVIGDDEEESIGIVPSKRRWERKQRARDRSVKFQGHACPNNNNLEKVATLDRKKKNFSFSRRFPFMKSKDEKNEDGSDQEPFMLCYTQEDANAEAEESILSYESVHRLQISYTRPVIILGPLKDRINDDLISEYPNKFGSCVPHTTRPKRDYEVDGRDYHFIASREQMERDIQNHLFIEAGQYNDNLYGTSVASVREVAEKGKHCILDVSGNAIKRLQVAQLYPISIFIKPMSIESIMEMNRRMTEEQAKKTYERTLKMEHEFGEYFTAIVQGETTEEIYGKVKNVIWSQGGPTIWVPTKESL; from the exons ATGACGACACGGAAGAAGAAACGGCAGCAAGATGGTGCAGACACAATTGGTGtaggaggaggaaaaggatTCCTCAAGAAAGTGTCGTCCTTATTCAACCTGGAAACG ACCGCTGTGTCTAGCTCGGATGATACGAAGCAT CTGAACGGAAATTCTCCGTGGGAATACGATGAAATATCCCTAGTTCGTGGTACGACTGGACTCGGCTTCTCGATCGCTGGAGGCACGGATAACCCGCATATAAATCTCGATGCGTCGATTTACATAACTAAGGTTATTCCTGGCGGAGCCGCACACGCCGACGGCAGATTGCAGGTGAATGATTGTATCGTGGCGGTAAATGAGGTACGGGTGGTCAATGTAACTCACGGCCAAGCGGTAGATGCTCTCAAGAAGGCAGGCGATCAAGTTACACTG CACATCCGGCGCAAAAAACCGCCTGTCCAAGCGCCAAAGCTGGAAGAGATTGAACTCTTGAAAGGCAACAAAGGGCTTGGATTCTCGATTGCTGGAGGAATTGGTAACCAGCACATTCCCGGCGATAATGGCATCTACGTCACCAAGATCATGGAGGGTGGTGCGGCCCACATAGACGGACGGTTGGCTGTCGGCGACAAGCTCATCGCGGTGCTGACGCCAACAGCCGGAGAGCGTAATCTGGAGAACGTCGTGCATGAGGAAGCTGTAGCCACGCTCAAAGCTATAACGAACCGTGCCACGCTGGTGgtgcagaaaacaaacatcctgCAGGCGTTGGCAAACTCTATCAGCAACTTGAACTCGCTGTCCACGAACGCCATGAACAAGGTTGGTGTCAGCATGGTCGACCACGGTTTGGCAGGTGACGTAGGAAACGGTACAGGCGAGAGTCGCGCTGAAGGTGATGCCGAGTTCTCTACCACACGGTCCCATTCACCGGTATTTGTGCTGGAAAATACCTCATCTCGCTACGCATCTTCTAACGTGCTGGAGACGGGTATGCCAATAGGAACACCAAAAGCCGTGAGCAGCGAAGATATAACTCG CTTGCCACGCACTATTGTTATTCGTAAAGGAGCCAGCGGCCTTGGCTTTAATATTGTTGGAGGTGAAGACGGTCAG gGAATTTACGTATCGTACGTATTGGCTGGAGGTGCGGCTGATTTGGGCGGCGAGCTCAAACGAGGCGATCAGCTGCTGAGCGTTAATGGCACCAGCTTGACCGATGCATCGCATGAAGATGCAGCTCAGGCACTTAAG AATGCAGGAGGTACGGTCACACTGGAGGTGCAATACCGACCGGAAGATTATAATCGTTTCGAGCAGCGTATTCAAGAACTGAAACAAGCTGTCGCTACAGGAACTGGGACACTTTTGAGAACTTCTCAAAAGCGCACACTTTACGTCAG AGCGCTTTTCGATTACGATCCTAATAAGGATGACGGTCTCCCAACGCGAGGCCTTCAGTTTCGGCATGGTGACATCCTGCACGTAACGAATGCCTCGGATGATGAATGGTGGCAGGCCCGGCGCGTTATCGGCGATGACGAGGAGGAGAGCATCGGCATCGTACCGTCGAAACGACGATGGGAGCGAAAACAGCGTGCGCGCGATCGCAGCGTTAAGTTCCAAGGCCACGCATGCCCGAATAATAACAACCTGGAAAAG GTTGCCACACTTGAtcgcaagaagaaaaacttttccttttctagAAGGTTTCCtttcatgaaaagtaaagATGAGAAAAATGAGGATGGTTCTGATCAGGAGC caTTCATGCTTTGCTATACACAAGAGGACGCCAATGCAGAAG CGGAGGAAAGTATTCTTTCGTATGAGTCGGTGCATCGGCTGCAGATAAGTTATACACGACCAGTCATCATTCTGGGACCACTGAAGGATCGTATAAACGATGATCTGATCTCGGAGTACCCGAACAAGTTTGGTTCATGTGTTCCAC ATACTACAAGACCCAAGCGCGATTACGAAGTAGACGGTCGTGACTATCATTTTATAGCATCACGAGAGCAGATGGAGCGGGACATTCAGAACCATCTTTTCATCGAGGCAGGACAATACAATGACAACTTGTACGGCACCTCGGTGGCATCAGTGCGTGAGGTTGCTGAGAAGGGCAAACACTGCATACTGGACGTGTCCGGTAACGCGATCAAACGGCTTCAGGTGGCACAACTCTATCcgatttccattttcatcaaGCCAATGTCGATTGAGTCCATCAT GGAAATGAACAGGCGCATGACTGAGGAACAGGCGAAAAAGACCTATGAACGAACATTGAAAATGGAACATGAGTTTGGTGAATATTTCACCG CAATCGTACAAGGTGAAACAACCGAAGAGATCTATGGCAAGGTTAAAAACGTCATCTGGTCTCAGGGTGGGCCGACAATCTGGGTACCAACGAAGGAATCTCTATGA